The proteins below are encoded in one region of Clostridium fermenticellae:
- a CDS encoding IS3 family transposase (programmed frameshift), producing the protein MSNRSKRYTEDFKNTIVELYNSGKTLSELNSEYGASKSTIKLWIKKAAPIQIDKNKTITTAEYQNLIKKMAKLEEENEILKKGYGHICKEKLDTVYNFIKYNKDNYSIKLMCNIFNIPRSSFYKSLIRKQSMRSIENKQIQACIMKIYNDSKKRYGAIKINYKLKRININISLKRTQRLMKKLGIKSIVCKRFRPFPSKYKVEEKENILKRDFNTSRINQKWCTDITYIHTIKDGWCYLASVMDLYSRKIIGYSFSKSMDSKLAVNAVDNALNLQKPVEPLVLHSDLGTQYTSCEFENYLLDTHLITHSFSAKGCPYDNACIESFHASLKKEEVNLVKYCDYNSAKLAVFQYIESWYNRIRIHGSIGYITPQQCEDNCKKSA; encoded by the exons GTGTCAAATAGATCTAAGAGATATACAGAGGATTTCAAAAATACAATAGTTGAACTTTATAATTCGGGTAAAACCCTGAGTGAATTAAACAGCGAATATGGCGCATCTAAATCAACAATAAAATTATGGATTAAAAAGGCAGCACCAATACAGATAGATAAAAATAAAACTATTACAACAGCTGAGTATCAAAACTTAATCAAGAAAATGGCAAAGTTAGAAGAGGAGAATGAGATATTAAAAAAAG GCTATGGCCATATTTGCAAAGAAAAATTAGATACAGTATACAATTTTATTAAATACAATAAAGATAACTATAGTATTAAATTAATGTGCAATATCTTCAATATTCCAAGAAGTTCTTTCTATAAAAGTTTAATAAGAAAGCAGAGTATGCGAAGCATTGAGAATAAACAGATTCAAGCTTGTATTATGAAGATTTATAACGATAGTAAAAAACGCTATGGGGCAATAAAAATAAACTATAAATTAAAACGGATCAATATAAATATAAGTCTTAAAAGAACCCAGAGGCTTATGAAAAAGTTAGGTATAAAGTCTATTGTCTGTAAAAGATTTAGACCTTTTCCTTCAAAATATAAGGTTGAAGAAAAGGAAAATATCCTTAAAAGAGATTTTAATACCAGTAGAATAAATCAAAAATGGTGTACCGATATAACATATATACACACTATAAAAGACGGCTGGTGTTATCTTGCATCCGTCATGGATCTCTACAGCAGAAAAATAATCGGTTATAGTTTCTCAAAATCTATGGATTCTAAACTTGCTGTAAATGCAGTTGACAATGCTCTTAATCTACAGAAACCGGTTGAACCACTGGTTCTCCACAGTGATCTTGGAACTCAATATACAAGCTGTGAATTTGAAAATTATCTTCTAGATACTCATTTAATAACTCACTCTTTCAGTGCCAAGGGTTGCCCTTATGACAATGCCTGCATTGAGTCATTCCATGCTTCATTAAAGAAAGAAGAGGTAAATCTTGTTAAATACTGCGATTATAATTCTGCAAAATTAGCTGTATTTCAATACATAGAATCATGGTATAACAGGATTAGAATCCATGGCTCTATAGGATATATTACCCCTCAACAATGTGAGGATAATTGCAAAAAATCTGCTTAA